From a region of the Nitrospira sp. genome:
- a CDS encoding DedA family protein — MEQAFTWIASYGYVAIFGLLVLGIVGLPVPDEALLTFVGYLNSRGELTLPLSMTSAFLGSASGISLSYALGRFVGPPLLSKLSGRLHLHPEHIIVTQRWMKRWGKYTLLIAYFVPGVRHLAALMSGMSNLPVGTFIRFAYTGALLWSSTFILIGYWLGEEWPHLSPTLHRTLLFVGLTVALLVAAGLALASIRARTRSKPLELLTDVRVSPAYSTADPEPSTCEANALDGTTRAHVTGSGPDHGTSARND, encoded by the coding sequence ATGGAACAGGCTTTTACGTGGATTGCTTCCTATGGATACGTGGCGATCTTCGGACTGCTGGTGTTGGGGATCGTGGGATTGCCTGTGCCGGATGAGGCCCTGCTCACCTTTGTCGGTTATCTGAATTCCCGCGGAGAGCTGACGCTCCCACTCTCGATGACATCGGCATTCCTGGGAAGTGCCTCCGGAATCAGTCTCAGCTATGCGCTGGGGCGGTTCGTGGGACCGCCCCTCCTGTCGAAGCTCAGCGGGCGGCTCCATCTGCATCCAGAGCACATCATCGTGACGCAGCGCTGGATGAAGCGCTGGGGGAAATACACGCTGCTCATCGCCTACTTTGTCCCGGGCGTGCGCCATCTCGCCGCGTTGATGAGTGGGATGTCGAACCTACCAGTGGGGACCTTTATCCGTTTCGCCTATACTGGCGCACTGCTTTGGTCCAGCACGTTTATCCTGATCGGATACTGGCTCGGAGAGGAATGGCCACACCTCTCTCCCACCTTGCACCGCACCCTTCTGTTCGTTGGATTGACCGTTGCCCTGCTCGTCGCTGCAGGGCTGGCCCTCGCGAGCATTCGCGCTCGGACGAGGTCCAAGCCGCTCGAGCTGCTCACCGATGTCAGAGTCAGCCCAGCCTATTCCACCGCCGACCCGGAACCATCAACGTGCGAGGCGAACGCCCTAGACGGCACGACCCGTGCTCATGTCACAGGCTCAGGTCCAGACCATGGCACATCAGCGCGAAACGATTGA